The nucleotide window GCTGGTGGCGAAGTGGGAGACGCTGGAAAACCACACGGTGGATTTTCGCGGTTCGGAAGATTTCACCGCCTGGCGCGCGCTGGTCGGGCCCTATTTTGCTTCGCCACCCGAGGTCGAACATACCGAGACGGTGCTGACCACGGCGGACTGAAGCCATCAGCCGGCCGCAATCGCGACCGGCGCCGCTTCCGCCTTGAAATGGTCGATCATCACCTTGGCGATCGCCATCAGGGGCAGCGCAAGTGCCAGCCCCCAGATGCCGAAGACGACGCCGAGCAGGATCTGGAACGCAAACAGCGTGGCAGGCGGAATATCCAGCGCCTGCCGCTGAATGATCGGCGTCAGCACGTAGCTTTCCAGCGCGTGCACGCCGAGGAA belongs to Bradyrhizobium icense and includes:
- a CDS encoding antibiotic biosynthesis monooxygenase family protein yields the protein MITEIAQIDVKPGTEKDFEAAVAKARPLFLRAKGGKGFELHKSIEKPQRYRLVAKWETLENHTVDFRGSEDFTAWRALVGPYFASPPEVEHTETVLTTAD